TACTGTCTAGACCCTTATTCCCTGCCAGTTCAACCAACACCAAGAAGCTTGCTTCATAACCATATGCCAAATTTACAGTCCTGAAACTATCCTGCATGCAACAACTGGAACCTATGCAATAGATGCCCAACCAGCCAACACTGTCAAACTATATGGTGCTTAAATGTTGGCAAATGACCCAAATAATGGTGGTCTGGGGTTGGTATTTGTCTGAAATTCAGAATAAGAACAAAACTTAACTCCAGGACACTACAATGGGTCCAATATTCCAAACCTTGATTATAGCAAATACGCTAATAAATCAAAGTGCTGGGTATCCTAGGTGAGTCAATGCACAAACTTCTATTCGAAAAATAATGAGTGACCTAGCAAACATACATTTTGAATTACTATTTCTGTTTATTTTTGCATTAAATGGGAAATTCTAATGAGAGAAAAATATGGAGTATATAATACAAATTGCATAAATGAGATTTACCTGATGTCTCACATTATTCAAAGTTCATATTTAAAGCAACCGAAACATATTGGCATCTAGATGTAATTAGCTTGTGCCATATCAAAGCGAGGTTAAATGATGAATTAGGTGGATTCACCTGCTTTCCTTTAGCTGAAGAATTTCCTGCGCCAACAGTGCGGGCCTTGCCAGCAGATTCATAGTTTTGCTTTGCGTTAGCATTTGGAGGGAGAGTATTGGTTTTCAACTCCTTGTTTTGATGCATTTGCCATGCAACTGCATTGTGCTGCATCATTGGATGAGTAGGGGGAGGGGCAACTTTCGCAGGAGGCATTCCATGAGCATGCATGGAAGGCTGTGTTTCTGGAACTGGATTTGATGGCCTAAGAGAACCAGTGATTGACCGAGGATAACCCTGGGCACCAGGATTACTTGCTCCATATATTTGCTGTGAGGCCTGCTGGAATTGAGTGGGTTGATGCTGTTTGTTCTTTGTTTGCAATGAAACTGCTGAGTTCATTCTAGGTGGTTGATTCGGTATAGCATTTGGTACCTTTGCATCAGGATCTGGGTTGGGGTTATCATGAGAAAGATGTTGTGTGCTAGTTTGCGCTTGAGTGCCTGACTGTGGTGCAAAAGCCTGAGGTGAAGATGGCACCTGATTTTTCTGACCCTGGTTGGATGGTCCAGGTGAACGAACTTTCTGATCATGTAACTGTGCTGAACCACTGGAAGGCATCTGCTGTGCTGACGCTTGAGAGAATAAAGAATGCTGACTTGGATTTGCCTGGTTATTTCTTTGTGCCTGGGCTTGCATCTGTTAAAAAATGTTCAAGAAAAACAAATAAACACATGAAATATTCATCATAGAATTGAATCACTCGCTATACATTCTGATTTAGAACGCTATCAAACTTGATGTGCAGCCATTTGTTAAGGAAACAAAAGGAAGCAATGAAGTTTATGCAATTCATTCACCTGTAGAAAAACTTTATGGGCTGCCTGCTTGAGCATTTGATCCCCAACAATATTCCTGATCACTCTTAAGAAATCATCTTTGTGGACTTCATTACGCTATAACATGGAACAATACAGTTGCGTTAGTTTATGGTGCAAACACTTGGTGCTAAGAGTGTTCTTTGATCCTTTGTCCCTGTTGTTTCATCTGCTACCTCCACATAGGAACAAACTAGTGGAAACAAGAGAAAAAATGTGCTTTCTCATCATGCATTTACTTTGTTTTGGTGACACATGTAGCTAAGGAAATGCAGACCTTGAAGTAATCTACATTGTTATGCACATGGCTTTCTTTCTCCACTAAATTAGCAACGAAAGCATACTTAAACTATATGGAACGATATCAGTGATATGAACAGTTGGATACTGACATGCTCTCCACCATACTACTTGGATCACCTTTTATATGGCATTTTGTACATTAAATGTATACTGTGAAAGTAAATTTCATAAAAGGAATATTGTGGTCCAAATTTATATGGTCAACCTACATAATTTCCATATCAATGGTCAAAACTAGTATTTCATGACTACATGGATTCTAAGTTGACATAATTTAGCAACAGCAGGAGTACACGTTCAAACAAATAACAGGTGCCATATGTAGCCGATCAATTTGTGCATGGACCATGGCAAATAACAACAGAGGAGTAAAAACACACCCTAAGTTTTGCCCATACAGTTTGAAGTTGCATGTCTTTGTCTCTGTCAAGATGTGCCTGTAGGATAGGAATTAACATATTAAATGGTATAGATGGCCCTTTCCTTGTATCCTGGGCACCAGATGGTGCTTGTGGGCCAACAACTTGCTTTGCATTCTGCTGAACTACTGAGGGCTGAGCTACATCGACCTTGGAAACTGAAAAACTCTGCTGACCAAAACTCCCTGTTTCTTTCTCAGCTAACTGGAAGCTATTTGTTTCAGCCTGTTGCAGTCGACTTTCTGGCTGAAATTGTTGTAGCTGTGGATTCTGTTGCTCTGCTTGGACAGGTTGTTCACCTTTTGAACCTTCAGTTACTAGTTCTGATTTGGAGAACTGATCTGTTGTGTTCATATGTGGTTGCCCTGCTTGTTGACTTGCATGGACACTTACTTCCTGCTCTGTTGCTTGCAGCTGACCATCTGTAGCTTGTGACATAGCAATGTTATCCTGGTGCAAAGAACCTGGTGCGGAAGCGCATAATTTTATTATCACCGAAAACAGGTGGTAACATCATATTACTGAAAAGCTCTGAGTTGTAGGTTTTTTTTCTGAACATGAAGCTTAAATATGGGATAAAAGATATAGTAAAGAAGTATTGTCAGGTCCAGTGGTCCTAAAAAAGGGAGGGTCGAAAGTGCCAAGATATCATAATACAATAGCTTAGCAACACAGCATCATCAACAAACACATCCACAGGGAGAGGAAAATGCTACCCCTGAAACATAGACAAGGATCATTCCTTCCGTATTTACTACAGAACTGATTCATTAGACATACCATGGATCGTATCACTGTGTATCATGCTAATCATGATTGTTTCCTGTGGTCCGGGACAATGTTGTGAAGCCATTGCCTAATCATCATCAGATGGCCCAGATTGATGACTACTCGTGTCCAACTCAACTAGCTAAGCAAGGGGCCCAAGCCTGCCTCATCAAGCAGACATCAGATGGCACTGTCTAAGTGTTAAATGGCAACTTGCCTGGGACCTAGGCCACTCTAAGGAAGGATGGGGTATAGAAGTGTGAAGATTAGAGTCCAGAACTGATCTGGTCAGCTCAGCACCTCAGCTGTGTTCTGACTTCAGAGAAAATTCCAAGACTGTACTATTATGGACTACAGCAAATACCAGCCACTTCATCCCCCACCaccaccaaaaaaaaaaagccaaGGTTTCCTACTCTCAAAAATAAAAGGCAACACAAGCCACTCAAGGTTTCCTACTTTAACAAGCTCCAAACAAAGGGAAGACCTCGACACACCCAACCAATATTTTAGTTTTCACACGGTGCCCAATGAACCCAACAGCAACAAGACATCATGAACTCCAACCACAACTGCTCCCACAGTAACTGAAAGCATATCAATACACCATAATTGCACAAACAgacgaagaaaaaaaaaaggggaAGATCTTTGCACACTACTCAATCTCGGAATTTCACAGCACCTTGCTGCAGCTAAGCCAGCATTGGGGTACCAGGGTTCAGTTAAAACAAAGCCCTATAAGTTCTGGAAAATAAACTAACTGCCATCATCACGCCCGCTCCTCCAGACTGCAAAGAAGATTTGGACTTGATTGGCCACAACAAGCGAAGGTGCGATCCTGCGGAGCAATAGGCTATCTAGGGATTCCTTACTATAAGAACAAAGTGAAACGCAGTCAAGGTGGATTTCCATCTCGCGCGGTCGCGCCAGTACACAGAACAGGAGCAATAGGCTATCCTGAGGATGATGATTTCTTCGAGGTGGGCAACGTGCCTTGCTTGGGCGTAAGGGGGAGGGAGCCTCAAGGTGTCCGCATGGGGTCAGCAGAGAGTAACCACAGCGAGCCAGGGGGCGAGCGGGGGAGCTGTTGGTGGTATTGCGTGACCTTGCCTTGCATCACCACGCTGCCACAGGGGAAAGTGTTGCTTTGCTCAAAAATTCCCTCTGTAGAGACAAGGCTAAAAATTACCTAGCAGCTCACAAATTAACTGCAAGGAACAACTGACATTTAGCAGCTCAATGACCTCAGCCAAACATCAATAGCAGCAGTAGCAGTACACTGGACAACTTTACTAGCAGTAGAATCCAATACCTCAAAAATCCTCAAAGATCCGGAGGCGTGGGGAGCGCCAGCCGACCAGCGAGGACGGGCGGTCCGGCGGCGAGAGGAGCAGATTCCACGGCGCGGGGGCTCCGGCGGCCTGAGGGCCCCGTCGAGATGGCGTGGCTCCTGCGAGGCGCTACGCCAGCGAGACGAGGGGCTGCTCCGGCGAGGTGAGGAGAATCCGCCGAGCTGGGGCCTCGCCGCCTGGGCAACCGGGGCGGAGTGGGGAGTCGAGTTGGGGCCTTGGGGGGCGTGGGGCGGACTGAGGGTGTTCCTGGGAGGTGCCGGCTGGGTCCCGCCTTGGGGAGGGTGCGCTGGACTGGGGGGAGGGAGGCAGGCGGTGGCGGATTGGTGGAGACGGCGGCGTGTCGCGTTGCAACTCGCAAGCGAGTCGATGGGGGAAGCGCTCCAGCTTCCAAACGAGCCCCCGAGTTTAAAATTTAATCCTATCATATCACATATTTAGACATTAACTATAAGTATTAAATTTAAGCTTATCCGTGCGGTGCCCAGCGGGAGACAAGACAGGGGCGGTGCCCAGCAAAGCCgtgcggcgggggggggggggggggggggggggcggcgccggcgcgggggccAGGGGCTGGCGCGCGCTCGCCGGTCGCCGGTCGCCGGCCGGCGCTCGCGTCCGCGTGGGAGACGAGCCGTTCCGTTCCACCGAACAGCGGTAAAAGTAGAACCGCTCCATTCCATTTCCACACTCATGCCAGACCCTTAATTACGTCCGCCCGTTCGAAAAATAAAATCCCGTAAATCGAATCCCGGGCTAGCAATTCCGTAGGCGCTAGGCCTTTTAGGAAAGTTGGGTAGAGTCGTAAAGTTGCGGCCGCCAGCCCGCCAGCCAACGAGCGTAATCTCACGCTCGGTTCAGAGCTGCAACGAACTCCCTCGGCCATATCGCCGCTGCTCCTATATTATCCCTTTCCTGCCCGTCTCTTAATCTCACCCCTCTCTCGTTTCTCGGTCTCAACTCGCTAAATCGGAAAATGGGAGAATGATGCAACTTGTGTaatcatgctcgggcttagcagcACACGTTTCTTCCGCTTTTTGTAAGCTTTTCAGGGTGAGCAGCAGGTTGGTATGCTCTTGAATCAGGCATGGCCATGATGCTGCTGGCCCGCAGCCTACGCTccagcctccgcccgccgcttgcctctgcggcggcggcgttctcctcggcgtcggcggccgcggcggaggcggagcgggCGATACGGGACGGGCCGCGGAACGACTGGAGCCGACCCGAGATCCAGGCCGTTTACGACTCCCCGCTCCTCGACCTCCTCTTCCACGGGGTACGTACACCCTCCTGGGCTGAACACTCGCGATCCCAAAATCCCGCCGTTAATCCTCTGGTAGTGCTCGTGTTTGGTACTGGATTAGTGGTGGCACCGGAAATTTTGCGAAAGATTCTGTCTTTAAGCTTCCGGGCGCTGAAGGCCATAGATTTGCTGCTAAGGTGTACATTTACGTTTCTTTGGGCTGTGAAGGCTGGATTTGGAGTGTCCGAGGTGAAGC
The Panicum hallii strain FIL2 chromosome 6, PHallii_v3.1, whole genome shotgun sequence genome window above contains:
- the LOC112896944 gene encoding transcription initiation factor TFIID subunit 4b-like isoform X4 codes for the protein MSQATDGQLQATEQEVSVHASQQAGQPHMNTTDQFSKSELVTEGSKGEQPVQAEQQNPQLQQFQPESRLQQAETNSFQLAEKETGSFGQQSFSVSKVDVAQPSVVQQNAKQVVGPQAPSGAQDTRKGPSIPFNMLIPILQAHLDRDKDMQLQTVWAKLRRNEVHKDDFLRVIRNIVGDQMLKQAAHKVFLQMQAQAQRNNQANPSQHSLFSQASAQQMPSSGSAQLHDQKVRSPGPSNQGQKNQVPSSPQAFAPQSGTQAQTSTQHLSHDNPNPDPDAKVPNAIPNQPPRMNSAVSLQTKNKQHQPTQFQQASQQIYGASNPGAQGYPRSITGSLRPSNPVPETQPSMHAHGMPPAKVAPPPTHPMMQHNAVAWQMHQNKELKTNTLPPNANAKQNYESAGKARTVGAGNSSAKGKQGPPNSSTSNASGGAKSNKKSGGQKKSSEAAGTTQSSSKKQKTSGAFQEQSIDQLNDVTAVSGVNIREEEEQLLSAPKEESLASQEARRIAQEEEEKLFLWKGPLLKKLAEIARKCNMKNVNIDVEHCLSMCVEERLRRFISTLIRVSKQRIDTEKTGHRLVITSDVGRQILQMNQKAKEEWDKKQAEEADKNKKQTEKLGLLWHATLQSPLCLLSFWEFSSLFDHGELKYKMVNLIN
- the LOC112896944 gene encoding transcription initiation factor TFIID subunit 4b-like isoform X3; protein product: MSQATDGQLQATEQEVSVHASQQAGQPHMNTTDQFSKSELVTEGSKGEQPVQAEQQNPQLQQFQPESRLQQAETNSFQLAEKETGSFGQQSFSVSKVDVAQPSVVQQNAKQVVGPQAPSGAQDTRKGPSIPFNMLIPILQAHLDRDKDMQLQTVWAKLRRNEVHKDDFLRVIRNIVGDQMLKQAAHKVFLQMQAQAQRNNQANPSQHSLFSQASAQQMPSSGSAQLHDQKVRSPGPSNQGQKNQVPSSPQAFAPQSGTQAQTSTQHLSHDNPNPDPDAKASQQIYGASNPGAQGYPRSITGSLRPSNPVPETQPSMHAHGMPPAKVAPPPTHPMMQHNAVAWQMHQNKELKTNTLPPNANAKQNYESAGKARTVGAGNSSAKGKQGPPNSSTSNASGGAKSNKKSGGQKKSSEAAGTTQSSSKKQKTSGAFQEQSIDQLNDVTAVSGVNIREEEEQLLSAPKEESLASQEARRIAQEEEEKLFLWKGPLLKKLAEIARKCNMKNVNIDVEHCLSMCVEERLRRFISTLIRVSKQRIDTEKTGHRLVITSDVGRQILQMNQKAKEEWDKKQAEEADKNKKQTEADGTGAAELEKEKEESRPKNVKPNKEEDDKMRTNAANVAARQAVGGSDMLSKWQLMAEQARQKREGLDVAAASQPGKGQGPRSLSKFGKGLGENQEGSKRSHSAAFGTGGMKRPGRTPFAGPQRTISVKDVICALEREPQMTKSRLIFRLHERLPGDSSAD
- the LOC112896944 gene encoding transcription initiation factor TFIID subunit 4b-like isoform X2, which translates into the protein MSQATDGQLQATEQEVSVHASQQAGQPHMNTTDQFSKSELVTEGSKGEQPVQAEQQNPQLQQFQPESRLQQAETNSFQLAEKETGSFGQQSFSVSKVDVAQPSVVQQNAKQVVGPQAPSGAQDTRKGPSIPFNMLIPILQAHLDRDKDMQLQTVWAKLRRNEVHKDDFLRVIRNIVGDQMLKQAAHKVFLQMQAQAQRNNQANPSQHSLFSQASAQQMPSSGSAQLHDQKVRSPGPSNQGQKNQVPSSPQAFAPQSGTQAQTSTQHLSHDNPNPDPDAKQASQQIYGASNPGAQGYPRSITGSLRPSNPVPETQPSMHAHGMPPAKVAPPPTHPMMQHNAVAWQMHQNKELKTNTLPPNANAKQNYESAGKARTVGAGNSSAKGKQGPPNSSTSNASGGAKSNKKSGGQKKSSEAAGTTQSSSKKQKTSGAFQEQSIDQLNDVTAVSGVNIREEEEQLLSAPKEESLASQEARRIAQEEEEKLFLWKGPLLKKLAEIARKCNMKNVNIDVEHCLSMCVEERLRRFISTLIRVSKQRIDTEKTGHRLVITSDVGRQILQMNQKAKEEWDKKQAEEADKNKKQTEADGTGAAELEKEKEESRPKNVKPNKEEDDKMRTNAANVAARQAVGGSDMLSKWQLMAEQARQKREGLDVAAASQPGKGQGPRSLSKFGKGLGENQEGSKRSHSAAFGTGGMKRPGRTPFAGPQRTISVKDVICALEREPQMTKSRLIFRLHERLPGDSSAD
- the LOC112896944 gene encoding transcription initiation factor TFIID subunit 4b-like isoform X1 is translated as MSQATDGQLQATEQEVSVHASQQAGQPHMNTTDQFSKSELVTEGSKGEQPVQAEQQNPQLQQFQPESRLQQAETNSFQLAEKETGSFGQQSFSVSKVDVAQPSVVQQNAKQVVGPQAPSGAQDTRKGPSIPFNMLIPILQAHLDRDKDMQLQTVWAKLRRNEVHKDDFLRVIRNIVGDQMLKQAAHKVFLQMQAQAQRNNQANPSQHSLFSQASAQQMPSSGSAQLHDQKVRSPGPSNQGQKNQVPSSPQAFAPQSGTQAQTSTQHLSHDNPNPDPDAKVPNAIPNQPPRMNSAVSLQTKNKQHQPTQFQQASQQIYGASNPGAQGYPRSITGSLRPSNPVPETQPSMHAHGMPPAKVAPPPTHPMMQHNAVAWQMHQNKELKTNTLPPNANAKQNYESAGKARTVGAGNSSAKGKQGPPNSSTSNASGGAKSNKKSGGQKKSSEAAGTTQSSSKKQKTSGAFQEQSIDQLNDVTAVSGVNIREEEEQLLSAPKEESLASQEARRIAQEEEEKLFLWKGPLLKKLAEIARKCNMKNVNIDVEHCLSMCVEERLRRFISTLIRVSKQRIDTEKTGHRLVITSDVGRQILQMNQKAKEEWDKKQAEEADKNKKQTEADGTGAAELEKEKEESRPKNVKPNKEEDDKMRTNAANVAARQAVGGSDMLSKWQLMAEQARQKREGLDVAAASQPGKGQGPRSLSKFGKGLGENQEGSKRSHSAAFGTGGMKRPGRTPFAGPQRTISVKDVICALEREPQMTKSRLIFRLHERLPGDSSAD